GCATGACCAGCCTCAAGAAGTGCATCAGCAATATGTCGTTCCAGCCAGCGGTTTGAACCAGATAAGTGTATACGAGATTGACGGCAATCCGGCACAACCGCGGCAAGATATCGACGAATCGGAAATTGATTTGCTCGCACAAAGCCTGCGCGAACACGGGCTAATTCAGCCGATCGTCGTCCGTCGGCTCGGCGACCGTTATCAACTCATTGCCGGAGAGCGCCGCCTGCGGGCCGCCATCAAGGCTGGCTGGCCGGAAGTACCTGCTCAAGTTCGAGACGCCGATGACCGACAGGTTGCGGAATTGGCGATCGTCGAAAACTTGCAGCGCAAGGACTTGAACGCGCTGGAAAAGGCAGAGTCTTTTCAACAATATCTGCAACACTACCATTGCACGCAGGAAGAGCTTGCCAGCCGCTTGTCGATTGACCGGTCCACCGTGGCAAACTTGATCCGACTCTTGGAGCTGCCGGAAGAAGTTCGCCAGGCAGTCCGTGGAAGCGCTATTTCCGCCGGCCATGCCCGCGCTCTCTTGCCGCTAGGTGATGAGAGCGAGCAAATCAAGGTCTGTCGCCGCGTCCAAAACGAAGGTTTGAGTGTGCGGGTTGTCGAGGAATTAGTCAAGGAAACGATCCGAGAATCCGACGGCGAGCTACTCGCCGTTGTCGACGAGAACGGCGAATCTCATCCCGTCGCGCGAACCCGCAGCGAGCATCTTTCGTCGATGGAGCAGGAACTTCGCTCGGCGCTGGGTACGAAAATCCAGATCAGCCAATCCGCCAAAGGCCGTGGCAAGATTACCATTCACTTCGCCAACCACGCCGAATTTGATCGACTGCGCACCGCCCTGACCCAGGGAAATTTGCCAAAATCGCAAGCCGGATAGTCAGATCATCGCATTTCTCGACGGCTTTTCACCTCGTTTTATAAACGGATATCCAGTATCCACTATCCACCACTTGCCACCAGGAACTGTTCCGGCTAACATGACAGCCATCATCGACAAGAAACCTGCCACCGGGGCGTAGCTCAGCCTGGCTAGAGCGCTTGGTTTGGGACCAAGAGGCCGAAGGTTCAAATCCTTTCGCCCCGATTTACATTTCCTATCGACTTGTCCTCCTCGACGGACGGAACATCGTCCGGGAGCCCAATGAGGGCGGTTCCCGGGTTGGCGGCACTCGCCGCCTTGCTTGCTTTTATTTGCTCACGGGCCGTGGGGCCCTGGTAGGGTTCGAGGGGTGAGGGGGCCGCGCCGAGAGCGACGGCGCCCGACGTCACGCGGTGGACCTCCCGCTTCTTCTGTTTCACCGGCGCGAAGCTCAAAAACAGCCGCGCATTGA
This region of Pirellulales bacterium genomic DNA includes:
- a CDS encoding ParB/RepB/Spo0J family partition protein, which codes for MAIQRRLGRGLEALLAHPFGSTGENEGGVAIETHDQPQEVHQQYVVPASGLNQISVYEIDGNPAQPRQDIDESEIDLLAQSLREHGLIQPIVVRRLGDRYQLIAGERRLRAAIKAGWPEVPAQVRDADDRQVAELAIVENLQRKDLNALEKAESFQQYLQHYHCTQEELASRLSIDRSTVANLIRLLELPEEVRQAVRGSAISAGHARALLPLGDESEQIKVCRRVQNEGLSVRVVEELVKETIRESDGELLAVVDENGESHPVARTRSEHLSSMEQELRSALGTKIQISQSAKGRGKITIHFANHAEFDRLRTALTQGNLPKSQAG